The following proteins come from a genomic window of Excalfactoria chinensis isolate bCotChi1 chromosome 6, bCotChi1.hap2, whole genome shotgun sequence:
- the VAX1 gene encoding ventral anterior homeobox 1 isoform X2, translated as MAANATEDCNKSKSGSADPDYCRRILVRDAKGSIREIILPKGLDLDRPKRTRTSFTAEQLYRLEMEFQRCQYVVGRERTELARQLNLSETQVKVWFQNRRTKQKKDQGKDSELRSVVSETAATCSVLRLLEQGRLLSPPGLPGLLPPCASGALGSALRGPGLAAGSGTAAAAAAAAAPAGGSPHPPSAGTAAGPPPPAALHGAAAAAAGHGLFGLPVPTLLGSVAGRLSSAPLAVAGSLAGNLQELSARYLSSSAFEPYSRTNNKESAEKKALD; from the exons ATGGCTGCTAATG CTACCGAAGACTGTAACAAAAGTAAATCTGGTTCGGCGGACCCGGACTACTGCAGGAGGATCCTGGTCAGAG ATGCCAAAGGTTCCATCCGAGAGATCATCCTGCCCAAAGGCCTCGATTTGGACCGTCCCAAGCGGACCCGCACCTCCTTCACGGCCGAGCAGCTCTACCGCCTGGAGATGGAGTTCCAGCGGTGCCAGTACGTGGTGGGGCGGGAGCGCACCGAGCTGGCACGGCAGCTCAACCTCTCCGAGACTCAG GTAAAGGTGTGGTTCCAGAACCGACGCACCAAGCAGAAAAAGGACCAGGGCAAAGACTCGGAGCTGCGTTCGGTGGTATCCGAGACCGCCGCCACCTGCAGCGTCCTGcggctgctggagcagggccgCCTGCTCTCCCCACCGGGGCTGCCCGGCCTCCTGCCGCCCTGTGCCAGCGGAGCGCTGGGCTCGGCACTGCGGGGCCCCGGCCTGGCTGCGGGCAGCGgcacggcggcggcggcggcggcggcggcggctcctgCCGGGGGATCCCCGCACCCCCCAAGCGCCGGCACCGCGGCGGGGCCGCCCCCTCCGGCAGCGCTGCACGgagcggccgccgccgccgccgggcacGGGCTCTTCGGGCTGCCGGTGCCCACGCTGCTGGGCTCGGTGGCGGGGCGGCTCTCCTCCGCGCCGCTGGCCGTGGCGGGCTCGCTGGCGGGCAACTTGCAGGAACTGTCGGCCCGCTACCTGAGCTCGTCCGCCTTCGAGCCCTACTCCCGGACCAACAATAAAGAAAGCGCTGAGAAAAAAGCACTGGACTGA
- the VAX1 gene encoding ventral anterior homeobox 1 isoform X1 → MFGKQDKMDVRCSAETEANRVSKNGHKEGKDSKGAEGNISTSFLKEQQGTFSASAATEDCNKSKSGSADPDYCRRILVRDAKGSIREIILPKGLDLDRPKRTRTSFTAEQLYRLEMEFQRCQYVVGRERTELARQLNLSETQVKVWFQNRRTKQKKDQGKDSELRSVVSETAATCSVLRLLEQGRLLSPPGLPGLLPPCASGALGSALRGPGLAAGSGTAAAAAAAAAPAGGSPHPPSAGTAAGPPPPAALHGAAAAAAGHGLFGLPVPTLLGSVAGRLSSAPLAVAGSLAGNLQELSARYLSSSAFEPYSRTNNKESAEKKALD, encoded by the exons ATGTTTGGGAAACAAGACAAAATGGACGTTAGATGCAGCGCAGAGACTGAAGCCAATCGGGTCTCGAAGAACGGACACAAGGAGGGCAAGGACAGCAAAGGGGCTGAAGGAAATATCTCTACTTCTTTTCTGAAGGAGCAACAAGGGACTTTTTCTGCCTCCGCAGCTACCGAAGACTGTAACAAAAGTAAATCTGGTTCGGCGGACCCGGACTACTGCAGGAGGATCCTGGTCAGAG ATGCCAAAGGTTCCATCCGAGAGATCATCCTGCCCAAAGGCCTCGATTTGGACCGTCCCAAGCGGACCCGCACCTCCTTCACGGCCGAGCAGCTCTACCGCCTGGAGATGGAGTTCCAGCGGTGCCAGTACGTGGTGGGGCGGGAGCGCACCGAGCTGGCACGGCAGCTCAACCTCTCCGAGACTCAG GTAAAGGTGTGGTTCCAGAACCGACGCACCAAGCAGAAAAAGGACCAGGGCAAAGACTCGGAGCTGCGTTCGGTGGTATCCGAGACCGCCGCCACCTGCAGCGTCCTGcggctgctggagcagggccgCCTGCTCTCCCCACCGGGGCTGCCCGGCCTCCTGCCGCCCTGTGCCAGCGGAGCGCTGGGCTCGGCACTGCGGGGCCCCGGCCTGGCTGCGGGCAGCGgcacggcggcggcggcggcggcggcggcggctcctgCCGGGGGATCCCCGCACCCCCCAAGCGCCGGCACCGCGGCGGGGCCGCCCCCTCCGGCAGCGCTGCACGgagcggccgccgccgccgccgggcacGGGCTCTTCGGGCTGCCGGTGCCCACGCTGCTGGGCTCGGTGGCGGGGCGGCTCTCCTCCGCGCCGCTGGCCGTGGCGGGCTCGCTGGCGGGCAACTTGCAGGAACTGTCGGCCCGCTACCTGAGCTCGTCCGCCTTCGAGCCCTACTCCCGGACCAACAATAAAGAAAGCGCTGAGAAAAAAGCACTGGACTGA